In Malania oleifera isolate guangnan ecotype guangnan chromosome 8, ASM2987363v1, whole genome shotgun sequence, a single window of DNA contains:
- the LOC131162529 gene encoding amino acid permease 3-like yields MAEQTVEKNRTHSQRQVFNVTLSHQLPQSASDVFDDDGRPKRTGSVWTASAHIITAVIGSGVLSLAWAIAQLGWIAGPAAMIVFSFITFHTSALLADCYRTGDPLTGKRNYTYMDAVRSNLGGAKVKLCGIIQYVNLFGITIGYTIASSISMMAIKRSNCFHESRGKSSCHISSNPYMIAFGIAEIILSQIPDFDQIWWLSIVAAVMSFTYSGIGLALGMAKAIENKKIQGSLVGIHIGVVTETQKVWRTFQALGNIAFAYAFSAVLIEIQDTIKSPPTESKTMKKASAISVIVTTIFYMLCGCMGYAGFGDMAPGNLLTGFGSFNPYWLLDIGNAAIVIHLVGAYQVFAQPIFAFIEKSATNRFPDSDFVSKEVKISIPGFRPYRLNLFQLVWRTSFVITTTVISMLLPFFNDVVGLLGALGFCPLTVYFPVEMYLAQKKIPKWSGKWLCSKILIFACLAVSLVAAAGSIAGIVLDLKAYKPFKTTY; encoded by the exons ATGGCGGAACAAACTGTCGAGAAGAACCGCACTCATTCCCAGCGCCAAGTCTTCAACGTCACCCTCAGCCACCAGCTTCCCCAAAGTGCCTCCGATGTCTTCGACGACGACGGCCGTCCCAAGCGCACCg GGAGTGTTTGGACTGCGAGTGCTCATATCATCACAGCTGTGATTGGTTCCGGAGTTCTATCGTTGGCCTGGGCAATTGCTCAGCTCGGATGGATTGCTGGCCCTGCTGCTATGATTGTGTTCTCCTTCATCACTTTCCACACTTCTGCTCTGCTCGCCGATTGTTACCGTACCGGCGACCCCCTCACCGGCAAGAGAAACTACACTTATATGGACGCCGTTCGATCCAATCTCG GTGGAGCCAAGGTCAAGCTCTGTGGTATAATTCAGTACGTGAATCTTTTCGGAATCACCATTGGATACACCATTGCATCATCAATAAGCATGAT GGCAATCAAGAGGTCGAATTGTTTCCACGAGAGCCGCGGGAAGAGTTCTTGCCACATATCTAGCAATCCATACATGATCGCATTTGGCATCGCAGAGATAATACTCTCTCAAATCCCAGACTTTGACCAGATATGGTGGCTCTCCATTGTCGCTGCTGTCATGTCCTTCACCTACTCTGGCATCGGTCTTGCCCTTGGCATGGCAAAAGCTATAG agaacaaaaaaatccAGGGAAGTCTCGTCGGAATCCACATTGGCGTTGTGACTGAGACCCAGAAAGTATGGAGGACCTTCCAAGCCCTTGGCAACATAGCTTTTGCCTATGCTTTCTCCGCCGTCCTCATCGAAATTCAG GACACGATCAAATCCCCACCAACAGAATCCAAGACAATGAAGAAGGCATCTGCGATAAGTGTTATCGTGACGACCATCTTTTACATGCTCTGCGGCTGCATGGGCTACGCAGGATTTGGGGACATGGCCCCCGGTAACCTCCTCACCGGCTTTGGTTCCTTCAATCCGTATTGGCTTCTTGACATAGGCAATGCCGCCATTGTAATCCACTTGGTGGGAGCGTACCAGGTGTTCGCCCAACCCATTTTCGCCTTCATCGAGAAATCTGCCACAAACAGATTCCCAGACAGCGACTTCGTATCCAAGGAAGTCAAAATCTCGATCCCAGGTTTCCGCCCCTACAGGCTCAACCTCTTCCAGCTGGTGTGGCGAACCAGTTTTGTGATCACAACCACGGTGATATCCATGCTTCTCCCCTTCTTCAATGATGTGGTTGGGCTTCTGGGGGCTTTGGGGTTTTGCCCCCTCACTGTTTACTTCCCCGTGGAGATGTATCTTGCACAGAAGAAGATTCCCAAATGGAGCGGCAAATGGCTCTGCTCCAAAATCCTCATTTTCGCTTGCCTTGCGGTTTCCTTGGTTGCTGCTGCTGGCTCCATCGCTGGGATTGTTCTTGATCTCAAGGCTTACAAGCCCTTCAAGACCACCTACTAG